In a single window of the Microcoleus sp. FACHB-672 genome:
- the psbM gene encoding photosystem II reaction center protein PsbM, with product MEVNDLGFIASILFVLVPAVFLLILYIQTASRESKRGS from the coding sequence ATGGAAGTTAATGATTTAGGATTTATTGCGAGTATCCTGTTTGTGCTAGTCCCAGCCGTTTTCCTCTTGATTCTTTACATTCAAACGGCTAGCCGCGAGAGCAAAAGAGGTTCTTAG
- a CDS encoding 2Fe-2S iron-sulfur cluster-binding protein, whose amino-acid sequence MGNIKFEQENKEVVAADGANLRLKALENGIDLYKTWGKMMNCGGYGQCGTCLVEIVEGMENVSPRTEVENRKLKKKPETYRLACQTLVNGPVTVKTKP is encoded by the coding sequence ATGGGTAACATCAAATTTGAACAAGAAAACAAGGAAGTGGTTGCAGCAGATGGGGCGAACTTAAGGCTCAAAGCCCTAGAAAATGGCATCGACCTCTACAAAACCTGGGGAAAGATGATGAACTGTGGGGGCTACGGTCAATGCGGCACTTGCTTGGTGGAAATCGTCGAAGGGATGGAAAATGTCTCGCCTCGCACTGAGGTAGAAAATCGCAAATTGAAGAAGAAACCTGAAACTTATCGTTTAGCCTGCCAAACCCTCGTCAATGGGCCGGTCACTGTGAAAACAAAGCCGTGA
- a CDS encoding universal stress protein: MIEKILIGVAGRGLCEQMLKMLMEIPSIQKASVTVLHVVPEQVSADAMAAKLEEGGKILAEAIQSLNLDPKKVTARLKQGDPKTTVCEIAEEINADLIIMGSRGLGRLQSILENSVSQYVFQLTSRPMLLVKDDIYVKRIKSIMVAMNKSDSAQNCLKLALFLLRDIKGGQLVLSHVNPPDPTAKPEADPVLAAAVAEAKKYGVATRCLTAKGKAGEEICRIAEESNVDLLMLGSPDRRPSIAKSFVDLDRLLGNSLSDYVRVYANCPVLLARSVAEA, translated from the coding sequence ATGATAGAAAAAATTTTGATAGGCGTTGCCGGTCGCGGGCTGTGCGAACAGATGCTGAAGATGCTGATGGAAATTCCTTCAATCCAAAAGGCATCCGTCACTGTGTTGCACGTCGTGCCAGAGCAAGTCAGCGCCGACGCAATGGCTGCAAAACTGGAAGAAGGGGGCAAAATTCTTGCTGAAGCAATTCAGAGTTTGAACTTAGACCCCAAAAAAGTTACGGCAAGACTGAAGCAAGGCGACCCCAAAACCACTGTTTGTGAAATCGCTGAGGAAATCAATGCTGACCTGATTATCATGGGTTCGCGCGGCTTAGGCCGGCTGCAATCGATCTTAGAAAACTCTGTCAGTCAGTACGTTTTTCAGCTCACCTCTCGCCCGATGCTCCTGGTTAAGGATGACATTTATGTCAAACGGATCAAAAGCATCATGGTGGCGATGAACAAATCCGACTCCGCCCAGAATTGCTTAAAGCTGGCTTTATTCTTGCTGCGAGATATCAAAGGAGGGCAATTGGTACTCTCCCACGTCAACCCCCCCGATCCGACCGCCAAACCTGAAGCTGACCCGGTTTTAGCGGCGGCAGTGGCTGAGGCGAAAAAGTACGGCGTTGCTACGCGCTGCCTCACTGCCAAAGGGAAAGCCGGCGAAGAAATTTGCCGCATTGCCGAGGAGTCAAATGTTGACCTGTTGATGCTCGGTTCCCCAGATCGCCGGCCTTCAATTGCGAAAAGCTTTGTCGATCTCGACCGGCTCCTCGGCAATTCTCTGTCAGACTACGTCAGAGTTTATGCCAACTGTCCGGTGTTATTAGCCCGGAGTGTGGCTGAGGCATAG